From Canis lupus baileyi chromosome 16, mCanLup2.hap1, whole genome shotgun sequence, a single genomic window includes:
- the KRT12 gene encoding keratin, type I cytoskeletal 12, whose product MSLSVRTSGLPRRLSSQSGTSGRARGTSASIVGSSYGGSTLGFGDSYGGGFSAASMLGSSSGFGGGSGISFAGGLGAAYGGALGGGSGALGGGFGALGGGFGGLGGGFGGLGIGFGGSPGGGSAGILSGNDGGLLSGSEKETMQNLNDRLASYLDKVRALEEANTELENKIREWYETRGSGTGDPGSQSDYSKYYPLIEDLRNEIISASIGNAQLILQIDNARLAAEDFRMKYENELALHQSVEADINGLRRVLDELTLARADLEMQIENLTEELAYLKKNHEEELQSFRAGGPGEISVEMDAAPAVDLTRLLNNMRAQYEAIAEQNRKDAEAWFIEKSGELRKEISTNTEQLQSSKSEVTDLRRALQNLEIELQSQLATKKSLEASLAEVEGDYCGQLSQVQQLIGSLEEQLLQVRADTERQNADHQRLLNAKARLEMEIETYRRLLDGEAQGDGFDETLYVTESKSQTQSIDSSKDPTKSRRIKTIVQEVVNGEVVSSQVQEELM is encoded by the exons ATGTCCCTCTCAGTGCGCACCTCTGGGCTGCCCCGGCGGCTGTCTTCCCAGAGTGGGACATCGGGCAGAGCCAGGGGCACGTCTGCTTCCATAGTTGGAAGTAGCTATGGGGGGAGCACCCTTGGCTTTGGAGACAGCTATGGGGGAGGCTTTTCTGCTGCTTCCATGTTAGGTTCTAGTTCTGGCTTTGGTGGTGGCTCTGGAATTTCCTTTGCAGGAGGACTGGGTGCTGCTTATgggggagccctgggaggtggctctggagccctgggaggTGGCTTTGGAGCCCTGGGAGGTGGCTTTGGAGGCCTAGGAGGTGGCTTTGGAGGCCTGGGAATTGGATTTGGGGGAAGCCCAGGAGGTGGCTCTGCAGGTATTCTCTCTGGCAATGATGGAGGCCTTCTTTCTGGATCAGAGAAGGAAACCATGCAAAATCTTAATGACAGATTGGCTTCCTATCTGGATAAGGTTAGAGCTCTAGAAGAGGCTAATACTGAGCTAGAAAACAAAATTCGAGAATGGTATGAAACACGAGGATCTGGgactggagaccccggatcacaGAGTGATTACAGTAAATATTATCCATTGATCGAAGACCTCAGGAATGAG ATAATTTCTGCCAGCATTGGAAATGCCCAGCTCATCTTGCAGATTGACAATGCAAGACTGGCTGCCGAAGACTTCAGAATGAA GTACGAGAACGAGCTGGCCCTGCACCAGAGTGTGGAGGCTGACATTAACGGCCTGCGCCGTGTGCTGGACGAACTGACCCTGGCCAGAGCCGACCTGGAAATGCAGATCGAGAACCTAACAGAAGAACTGGCCTACCTGAAGAAGAACCACGAAGAG GAGCTCCAAAGCTTCCGGGCAGGCGGCCCAGGGGAGATCAGTGTGGAAATGGACGCTGCTCCAGCCGTGGACCTCACCAGGCTCCTCAACAACATGAGGGCGCAGTACGAAGCCATTGCCGAGCAGAACCGTAAGGACGCAGAGGCCTGGTTCATTGAAAAG AGCGGGGAGCTGCGGAAGGAGATCAGCACCAACACGGAGCAGCTGCAGTCCAGCAAGAGCGAGGTCACCGACCTGAGGCGCGCACTTCAGAACCTGGAGATCGAGCTCCAGTCCCAGCTGGCCACG AAGAAATCCCTGGAGGCCTCGCTGGCCGAAGTGGAGGGCGACTACTGCGGCCAGCTGTCCCAGGTGCAGCAGCTCATCGGCAGCCTGGAGGAGCAGCTGCTCCAGGTGCGCGCCGACACCGAGCGCCAGAACGCCGACCACCAGCGGCTGCTGAACGCCAAGGCCCGCCTGGAGATGGAGATCGAGACCTACCGCCGCCTCCTGGACGGCGAGGCCCAAGG CGATGGCTTTGATGAGACTTTATATGTGACAGAATCCAAATCTCAAACGCAGTCGATTGATTCCTCTAAAG ACCCAACCAAATCCCGGAGAATCAAGACAATTGTGCAGGAAGTGGTGAACGGTGAAGTGGTCTCATCTCAAGTTCAGGAAGAACTAATGTAA
- the KRT20 gene encoding keratin, type I cytoskeletal 20 — translation MEFSRRNFHRGLSSSPQTSALSMSGSMYRKEDMQYFGAAPSVYGGAGGQGIRISTSRHMRGYGGDHTKGNLFVGNEKTTMQNLNDRLASYLAKVQSLEKSNSNLESLIKEWYKTNTPSAKDYSAYYKQMEELQNQIKKAQLENARCVLQIDNAKLAAEDFRLRYETERGIRLTVESDLQGLNKVLDDLALTRKDLEIQVKELSKDLDILKKEHQEEVDSLHRHLGNTVSVELDAAPALNLGTTMNEMRQKYEVIAQENLQKAKEQFEKQTESLQQQVIGSNEELKEAEFQVKELRRTYQNLEIELQSLLSLKETLEHTLDNTKDCYSHKLATIQTVLDNLEVQLTQIRAETEYQSNEYNILFDIKTRLEQEIATYRRLLEGEDDGRCKIAIPDDQIHIEEEKDIKRTRKIKTVVEEVVNGMVVSSETREVEENM, via the exons ATGGAATTCAGTCGCAGAAACTTCCACAGAGGCTTGAGTTCCTCCCCACAgacctctgcactcagcatgagtGGCTCCATGTATAGGAAGGAGGACATGCAGTACTTTGGGGCTGCACCCAGCGTCTATGGGGGAGCTGGAGGTCAGGGCATCCGCATCTCAACCTCCAGGCATATGAGGGGCTATGGGGGTGATCACACCAAAGGAAACCTGTTTGTTGGTAATGAGAAGACAACCATGCAGAACCTAAATGACCGCCTAGCAAGCTACCTAGCAAAAGTGCAGTCCCTGGAAAAGTCCAACTCCAACCTTGAATCGCTGATCAAGGAGTGGTATAAAACAAACACGCCCAGCGCCAAGGACTACAGTGCATATTACAAACAAATGGAAGAGCTGCAAAATCAG ATTAAAAAGGCACAACTGGAAAATGCTCGTTGTGTCCTGCAGATTGATAATGCCAAACTGGCTGCTGAGGACTTCAGGCTGAG GTATGAGACCGAAAGGGGGATCCGCCTAACAGTGGAGAGTGATCTCCAAGGCCTGAATAAGGTCTTGGATGATCTAGCCCTAACTAGAAAAGACTTGGAGATTCAAGTTAAAGAACTGAGTAAAGACCTGGATATCCTCAAAAAAGAACATCAAGAG GAAGTGGACAGCCTACACAGACACCTGGGCAATACTGTCAGTGTAGAATTGGATGCTGCTCCAGCCCTGAACCTTGGTACCACCATGAATGAAATGAGGCAGAAGTATGAAGTAATTGCCCAAGAGAACCTTCAGAAGGCCAAAGAACAGTTTGAGAAACAG actGAATCTCTGCAGCAACAAGTCATAGGGAGCAATGAAGAGTTAAAAGAAGCTGAGTTTCAAGTAAAGGAGCTGAGACGCACCTACCAGAACCTGGAGATAGAACTGCAGTCCCTCCTCAGTCTG AAAGAAACCTTGGAGCATACACTAGACAACACCAAAGATTGTTACAGTCACAAACTGGCCACCATCCAGACAgtactggacaacctagaagtcCAACTGACGCAGATACGGGCCGAGACAGAATACCAGAGCAACGAATACAATATTCTCTTTGACATAAAGACCCGACTTGAGCAGGAAATTGCTACTTACCGCCGCCTTCTGGAAGGGGAAGATGATGGCAG atgcaAAATCGCAATTCCAGATGATCAGATACACATTGAAGAGGAGAAAG ATATAAAGAGAACAAGGAAGATTAAGACAGTCGTGGAAGAAGTGGTGAATGGCATGGTTGTGTCAAGTGAAACCAGAGAGGtggaagaaaatatgtaa